One window of Schistocerca gregaria isolate iqSchGreg1 unplaced genomic scaffold, iqSchGreg1.2 ptg000673l, whole genome shotgun sequence genomic DNA carries:
- the LOC126318641 gene encoding uncharacterized protein LOC126318641, translating into MQATMDEEIFNTIQSSITSVLITAQNAQNKEASESAIAQFLQWENNYFPMWMTALAFELADDSKKESPSRQIAGLTFRRNLDADTPERMQMVVKRWLEISVDVRAHIKAKLLDTMGSEVAKYRHLAAQCFGQIAVLEISSWIDCIDVLHRIILLQGSDYLKEAALIALETICRSAPPQEYSKKSNKVVEAINFGMESPYVELKIVATKALLAVVGSMSADDLAIDDCKGFLAQALNAANFGDASVRLYAYECLVVMISPYYYHLELVMDKIYETTLNCIRTDSEREVVLQAIEFWTSLSEEEACIADENARRLDQDPACKEQLHPMYHFVSKAAPTLCDVLCQCVEREIDLDLEQWTITSAASACLSAISVVITKDVIPLVMPFINTKIVANYDNARASALLVFGAIMDGPTIDDVKATIVSSLPVVLSCLNSQTQLVKSTAAWVLRRIAQYHAPALNDHAQLEPYLRALCQSLNGDARIAAICCEAIEKLAGSVDKPSPENPLNPYFNDLFCALLAASNRPDAYRENLRLCALEALRILILVVPEDSLVIVEGALTHFASYLGNTVLCGNNPEISELQGQLCGILATCVSRLGKRIEPLSPNVMELMFNLMRSSTSSSVHQECFMTISFVVQALGEQFQQFLPSYVEFLFYALVHWEDTDLCKQAVYSVTDLCLYLPEQFKVYSQRVIEILLFNVVQPNISPYLAPNIVSCLSDVGHTLGNDFVNHLPKTMGVLIKASEIATTKTTDITDTEQIESVNMWRETILAAYSMLILTFTRDKKNELKDYIPNIILTLKVIADDSGSRVDSISRAMCCLILDLSEYFGSLFSAQLRTFLPFITQVMNSSFSSPETTRSAKLAKEVVEKL; encoded by the exons ATGCAGGCCACAATGGACGAGGAAATATTCAACACGATTCAGTCCTCGATTACGAGCGTGTTGATTACGGCCCAAAACGCGCAGA ACAAGGAGGCGTCGGAAAGCGCTATCGCGCAGTTTTTGCAATGGGAGAACAACTATTTT CCGATGTGGATGACGGCGCTCGCGTTCGAGCTGGCGGACGACTCGAAGAAGGAGTCGCCGTCCAGGCAGATTGCGGGGCTCACCTTTCGAAGGAACTTGGATGCGGACACG CCCGAGAGGATGCAGATGGTGGTCAAGAGGTGGCTGGAGATATCGGTCGACGTCAGAGCGCACATCAAGGCTAAG CTCTTGGACACGATGGGTTCCGAGGTGGCGAAGTACCGCCACCTGGCGGCGCAGTGCTTCGGCCAGATTGCCGTGCTCGAGATATCCTCGTGGATAGACTGCATTGACGTGCTGCACAGGATTATTTTGCTGCAGGGCTCCGATTACTTGAAGGAGGCCGCGCTCATCGCGCTCGAGACCATATGTAGGTCCGCGCCGCCGCAGGAGTACTCCAAGAAGTCCAACAAGGTTGTCGAGGCCATCAACTTCGGCATGGAGTCTCCTTATGTTGAGCTCAAGATTGTCGCCACCAAGGCGCTCTTGGCGGTCGTGGGCTCCATGTCCGCCGACGACCTCGCTATAGACGACTGCAAGGGCTTCCTCGCGCAGGCGCTCAACGCCGCCAACTTCGGCGACGCCTCCGTTCGGCTCTACGCTTACGAGTGTTTGGTCGTCATGATAAGCCCTTACTACTACCACCTCGAGTTGGTCATGGACAAGATCTACGAGACCACGCTCAACTGCATTCGCACCGACTCCGAGCGGGAAGTGGTGCTCCAGGCAATCGAATTTTGGACCTCTCTCAGCGAGGAGGAGGCTTGCATAGCCGACGAAAACGCGCGACGTCTCGACCAGGACCCCGCTTGCAAGGAGCAGCTGCATCCCATGTACCATTTCGTCTCCAAAGCGGCTCCCACTCTATGCGACGTGCTGTGCCAGTGCGTGGAGAGGGAAATCGACCTCGACCTCGAGCAGTGGACCATAACCAGCGCCGCCAGCGCCTGTCTGAGCGCCATCTCCGTCGTCATCACCAAGGACGTTATTCCCCTCGTTATGCCCTTCATCAACACCAAAATCGTGGCCAACTATGACAACGCCCGCGCCTCCGCCCTCCTCGTCTTCGGCGCCATCATGGACGGCCCCACCATCGACGATGTCAAGGCAACCATCGTCAGCTCCCTCCCAGTCGTCCTGAGCTGTCTCAACTCCCAAACCCAACTTGTCAAGTCCACCGCCGCCTGGGTCCTCCGCCGCATCGCCCAATACCACGCCCCAGCTCTCAACGATCACGCCCAACTCGAACCCTACCTCCGCGCCCTCTGCCAATCCCTCAACGGAGACGCCAGGATCGCCGCCATCTGTTGCGAGGCCATCGAAAAACTCGCCGGGTCCGTCGACAAACCCAGCCCGGAAAACCCACTCAACCCCTACTTCAACGACCTCTTCTGCGCCCTCCTCGCCGCCAGCAACCGCCCCGACGCCTACCGCGAAAACCTCAGGCTCTGCGCCCTAGAAGCCCTCCGCATCCTCATCCTCGTCGTCCCCGAAGACTCCCTCGTCATCGTCGAGGGCGCCCTCACCCACTTCGCCTCCTACCTCGGCAACACCGTCCTCTGCGGCAACAACCCCGAAATCAGCGAACTCCAAGGCCAACTCTGCGGCATCCTCGCCACCTGCGTCTCTCGCCTCGGCAAACGCATCGAACCCCTCTCCCCCAACGTCATGGAACTCATGTTCAACCTCATGCGCAGCAGCACCAGCTCCTCCGTCCACCAAGAGTGCTTCATGACCATCTCCTTCGTCGTCCAAGCCCTCGGCGAACAATTCCAACAATTCCTGCCCTCCTACGTCGAATTCCTCTTCTACGCCCTCGTCCACTGGGAAGACACCGACCTCTGCAAACAAGCCGTCTACAGCGTCACCGACCTCTGTCTCTACCTCCCAGAACAATTCAAAGTCTACTCCCAACGCGTCATCGAAATCCTCCTCTTCAACGTCGTCCAACCCAACATCTCCCCCTACCTCGCCCCCAACATCGTCAGCTGCCTCTCCGACGTCGGACACACCCTCGGCAACGACTTCGTCAACCACCTCCCCAAAACCATGGGCGTCCTCATCAAGGCCAGCGAAATCGCCACCACCAAAACCACCGACATCACCGACACCGAGCAAATCGAATCCGTCAACATGTGGCGAGAAACCATCCTCGCCGCCTACTCCATGCTCATCCTCACCTTCACTCGCGACAAGAAGAACGAGCTAAAGGACTACATCCCAAACATCATACTCACCCTCAAAGTCATCGCCGACGACTCCGGCTCGCGCGTCGACTCCATCTCTCGCGCCATGTGCTGTCTAATCCTAGACCTCTCCGAGTACTTCGGCAGCCTCTTCTCCGCCCAGCTCAGAACCTTCCTCCCCTTCATCACCCAGGTCATGAACTCCAGCTTCAGCTCCCCGGAAACCACCCGGAGCGCCAAGCTCGCGAAAGAAGTCGTCGAGAAACTATAA
- the LOC126318645 gene encoding uncharacterized protein LOC126318645, translating to MSNLKGRVVVQKDELKESESASSLSKESFLKRSQTAGSRSAIEDQVDFRQPAWANMLVDLNLPPFARAEKSSELLSYHLKWVHTVGYWEKVPVLVVLIKMIRMVGDCARAVMKDPTGEYDWNTVHKSVFESYPDLTQGCVVQLRDVSVVSPEKNVHYLVVLPENVVRVWPKTVKIASKQLACLSRSLYQYSSIYEDGAQVRQSAASQPASLNSREVKARQSQRREQEEKKIGSCCSADSAKMDGDARFVYASDVDSVGTTSNRDQTSCANRTDTEAKDNADGGARTARTDAANQSTADVKSSCAANDDGAMSCQGDMKNSGHVEHGASHDGRINWNPQISEGGPGREKGGWRGLKVNRSLTGGKIAADRNKHNTIEPNGRARKSARLDGVESTVRGAGGYGETQGARTALITPNNNCHDLNEGGIKNEIVHGNSNMTHLVGDKKDLNDYADILECAIGEECITTNRKKNKNNTVQANTQGSQHIENDSPHLGQTHPSPLPLNPTTLNDLLASITSAPLGTSSEKAEKAEFQKNAIDNAKKTETGPAFSRTAYASSESFGATAEQHQEQVRSSRWIVKKNPSHSRELPKKIEFAPNNANNSPPSLFQSGMSHSTNALNGTISNFRRRSPGNS from the coding sequence ATGAGCAATTTGAAAGGGAGGGTCGTTGTACAAAAGGACGAGTTGAAAGAGAGTGAGTCGGCGAGTTCTTTGAGCAAGGAATCGTTTTTGAAGAGGTCTCAGACAGCTGGGTCTAGAAGTGCGATTGAAGACCAAGTGGACTTCAGACAGCCAGCATGGGCCAACATGTTGGTTGATTTGAATTTACCGCCGTTCGCGCGAGCGGAGAAGTCATCTGAGTTGCTTTCGTACCATTTGAAATGGGTGCATACGGTTGGATATTGGGAAAAGGTCCCCGTTCTGGTGGTCCTGATCAAGATGATTCGTATGGTTGGAGACTGCGCGCGCGCGGTAATGAAGGATCCTACGGGAGAATACGACTGGAACACCGTCCACAAGAGTGTATTTGAGAGCTATCCGGATCTGACGCAGGGCTGCGTTGTTCAGCTGAGAGACGTTTCAGTGGTTTCTCCAGAAAAGAACGTTCATTATTTGGTTGTGCTTCCTGAAAACGTCGTTCGGGTGTGGCCGAAAACGGTCAAAATCGCTTCCAAGCAGCTGGCTTGTCTGAGCAGGAGTTTATATCAATACTCTAGCATTTACGAAGACGGCGCGCAAGTTCGACAGAGCGCCGCGTCTCAGCCCGCCTCGCTCAACAGTCGGGAGGTGAAGGCGCGCCAATCTCAACGCCGAGAGCAGGAGGAGAAGAAAATCGGGAGTTGCTGCTCAGCAGACAGCGCAAAGATGGACGGCGACGCGAGATTCGTTTATGCGAGCGACGTAGACAGCGTCGGTACCACAAGCAATAGGGATCAAACTAGCTGTGCCAACCGGACAGACACTGAGGCGAAGGATAACGCGGACGGCGGTGCACGTACCGCTAGAACCGACGCGGCAAATCAGAGCACTGCTGATGTCAAAAGCAGTTGCGCCGCGAATGACGACGGTGCCATGTCTTGTcaaggtgacatgaagaatagcgGACACGTCGAGCATGGAGCGAGTCACGACGGTCGCATCAACTGGAACCCGCAGATCTCCGAGGGAGGTCCGGGCCGTGAAAAAGGTGGATGGCGCGGTCTCAAGGTCAACCGAAGTTTGACAGGGGGAAAAATTGCGGCGGACCGAAACAAACACAACACAATTGAACCAAACGGCAGAGCGAGGAAAAGCGCGAGGCTCGACGGGGTAGAAAGTACCGTCCGTGGCGCGGGGGGCTACGGTGAGACGCAAGGCGCGAGAACGGCATTAATAACACCCAATAATAATTGTCACGACCTGAACGAAGGCGGCATCAAGAACGAGATAGTGCACGGCAACAGCAACATGACTCACCTTGTGGGCGACAAGAAGGACTTGAATGACTATGCTGATATCCTAGAGTGTGCAATAGGCGAGGAATGCATCACCACCaatagaaaaaaaaataagaacaaCACAGTACAAGCCAACACACAAGGCAGTCAACACATAGAAAACGACTCGCCCCATCTCGGCCAAACTCATCCGTCACCGCTTCCTTTGAACCCAACGACTCTGAATGACTTGCTTGCATCGATCACGAGCGCCCCGCTCGGCACTTCCTCTGAGAAGGCCGAAAAAGCCGAATTTCAGAAAAATGCGATAGACAACGCCAAAAAAACAGAAACCGGACCGGCCTTCTCTCGGACAGCCTATGCGTCGTCCGAATCCTTCGGCGCGACCGCAGAACAGCACCAAGAACAAGTCAGGTCCAGTAGGTGGATCGTCAAAAAAAATCCTAGCCATTCCAGAGAATTGCCTAAAAAAATCGAATTTGCACCCAACAATGCCAACAACTCACCACCTTCACTCTTCCAAAGCGGCATGTCCCACTCAACCAATGCGCTGAATGGGACCATTTCGAATTTTCGCCGAAGATCCCCAGGCAACAGTTGA
- the LOC126318644 gene encoding GTPase Era-like isoform X1, translating into MKSALHILLGVGTRRLVRAAELPPHCKQRQIRSPVSCDLRYGRIHSRQYSIRDRYVFPVREEERLAAVQSEEQKLQEQALRGHKRRKKRLQGARNVGQGSHAAEPGFDVKCAILDQPIVPEGAKSLSIAVIGPANSGKSTWINRMCGGKISSVSRKPQTTRKSIIGIATIDKTQLVVIDTPGLVPKEFAKKYNRQIATGAWDALDSAGVVLVIVDCFKIIDQVLRELIHKLDEYMQNRSKNPSMSPIRAILFLNKYDRYEVYKSRNARMYPVIDRFRKHIPSLDRIFEKIYYGSSLTGLNFDKLKNALVEMAPLREWEYAKEVVTNQSRLEIVQEVIKEKIFRHLNQELPYGIRQESVSWIEDPVRGITKIDQKLYVPKQSQVKILIGRRGNVIHAIRHEAARDLETLLGSLVILNLRVSVRNTDVEPGLTETG; encoded by the exons ATGAAGTCGGCCCTCCACATCCTCTTGGGCGTCG GGACGAGACGCCTCGTGCGCGCGGCCGAGCTGCCACCGCACTGTAAGCAAAGACAAATCAGGAGCCCGGTCTCATGCGACCTACGCTACGGACGCATTCACAGTAGGCAATACTCGATTCGAGACCGGTATGTCTTTCCGGTCAGGGAGGAGGAGAGGCTTGCCGCAGTTCAGTCCGAGGAGCAAAAACTCCAAGAACAAGCGCTTCGCGGACACAAAAGACGTAAGAAGCGCCTTCAAGGAGCGAGGAATGTCGGCCAAGGGAGCCACGCGGCCGAACCAG GATTCGATGTCAAATGCGCGATTCTGGACCAACCCATCGTTCCGGAAGGGGCGAAATCTCTGTCTATAGCCGTCATCGGCCCGGCTAACTCCGGAAAATCCACCTGGATCAATCGCATGTGCGGGGGAAAAATTTCTTCTGTGTCGAGAAAACCTCAAACGACTCGAAAATCGATCATCGGCATAGCGACCATCGATAAGACCCAGCTTGTCGTCATCGATACCCCCGGATTAGTCCCCAAAGAATTCGCTAAAAA GTACAACCGTCAAATCGCCACGGGCGCGTGGGATGCACTCGACTCGGCTGGCGTCGTGCTGGTCATCGTTGACTGCTTTAAGATCATAGATCAGGTACTGCGCGAATTGATCCACAAGCTAGACGAATACATGCAGAACCGGTCCAAGAACCCCTCCATGTCACCGATACGCGCCATACTGTTTTTGAACAAATATGACAGATATGAAGTGTATAAATCGAGGAACGCTAGAATGTATCCTGTCATAGATCGCTTTCGCAAGCACATTCCGTCCCTAGATAGGATTTTTGAAAAAATCTACTACGGATCTTCGCTGACCGGACTCAATTTTGATAAGCTCAAA AACGCACTAGTAGAAATGGCGCCCCTCCGTGAGTGGGAATACGCGAAGGAGGTCGTGACAAATCAATCTCGTTTGGAAATCGTACAAGAAGTCATCAAAGAAAAAATTTTTCGGCATCTAAATCAAGAACTTCCATACGGCATTCGTCAAGAAAGCGTCTCTTGGATAGAAGATCCGGTGCGCGGGATCACAAAAATAGACCAGAAGCTCTACGTTCCTAAACAATCTCAGGTG AAAATCCTAATAGGGAGACGCGGAAACGTGATTCACGCCATAAGGCACGAAGCAGCGAGGGACTTGGAGACGCTGCTCGGATCTCTGGTCATACTGAATTTGAGAGTTTCGGTTAGAAACACAGACGTGGAGCCCGGACTCACGGAGACGGGGTAA
- the LOC126318644 gene encoding GTPase Era-like isoform X2 has translation MKSALHILLGVGTRRLVRAAELPPHCKQRQIRSPVSCDLRYGRIHSRQYSIRDRYVFPVREEERLAAVQSEEQKLQEQALRGHKRRKKRLQGARNVGQGSHAAEPGFDVKCAILDQPIVPEGAKSLSIAVIGPANSGKSTWINRMCGGKISSVSRKPQTTRKSIIGIATIDKTQLVVIDTPGLVPKEFAKKYNRQIATGAWDALDSAGVVLVIVDCFKIIDQVLRELIHKLDEYMQNRSKNPSMSPIRAILFLNKYDRYEVYKSRNARMYPVIDRFRKHIPSLDRIFEKIYYGSSLTGLNFDKLKNALVEMAPLREWEYAKEVVTNQSRLEIVQEVIKEKIFRHLNQELPYGIRQESVSWIEDPVRGITKIDQKLYVPKQSQVGDAET, from the exons ATGAAGTCGGCCCTCCACATCCTCTTGGGCGTCG GGACGAGACGCCTCGTGCGCGCGGCCGAGCTGCCACCGCACTGTAAGCAAAGACAAATCAGGAGCCCGGTCTCATGCGACCTACGCTACGGACGCATTCACAGTAGGCAATACTCGATTCGAGACCGGTATGTCTTTCCGGTCAGGGAGGAGGAGAGGCTTGCCGCAGTTCAGTCCGAGGAGCAAAAACTCCAAGAACAAGCGCTTCGCGGACACAAAAGACGTAAGAAGCGCCTTCAAGGAGCGAGGAATGTCGGCCAAGGGAGCCACGCGGCCGAACCAG GATTCGATGTCAAATGCGCGATTCTGGACCAACCCATCGTTCCGGAAGGGGCGAAATCTCTGTCTATAGCCGTCATCGGCCCGGCTAACTCCGGAAAATCCACCTGGATCAATCGCATGTGCGGGGGAAAAATTTCTTCTGTGTCGAGAAAACCTCAAACGACTCGAAAATCGATCATCGGCATAGCGACCATCGATAAGACCCAGCTTGTCGTCATCGATACCCCCGGATTAGTCCCCAAAGAATTCGCTAAAAA GTACAACCGTCAAATCGCCACGGGCGCGTGGGATGCACTCGACTCGGCTGGCGTCGTGCTGGTCATCGTTGACTGCTTTAAGATCATAGATCAGGTACTGCGCGAATTGATCCACAAGCTAGACGAATACATGCAGAACCGGTCCAAGAACCCCTCCATGTCACCGATACGCGCCATACTGTTTTTGAACAAATATGACAGATATGAAGTGTATAAATCGAGGAACGCTAGAATGTATCCTGTCATAGATCGCTTTCGCAAGCACATTCCGTCCCTAGATAGGATTTTTGAAAAAATCTACTACGGATCTTCGCTGACCGGACTCAATTTTGATAAGCTCAAA AACGCACTAGTAGAAATGGCGCCCCTCCGTGAGTGGGAATACGCGAAGGAGGTCGTGACAAATCAATCTCGTTTGGAAATCGTACAAGAAGTCATCAAAGAAAAAATTTTTCGGCATCTAAATCAAGAACTTCCATACGGCATTCGTCAAGAAAGCGTCTCTTGGATAGAAGATCCGGTGCGCGGGATCACAAAAATAGACCAGAAGCTCTACGTTCCTAAACAATCTCAGGTG GGAGACGCGGAAACGTGA